Part of the Anaeromyxobacter diazotrophicus genome, AAACTGCCCGAGGTGGGGGAGGGCGGTGCGAGAGCTTTGAAGTGACGGCGCTCCGGGACATCCCCGGTCGCCAGTCCCGCCGGAAGCCGCGGCGGGGCTTTTCGTCTGGACGAGCGAGATTTTTTCTCGGGAGGCAGTGGCATCATGAAGGTCCGCGCGTCGGTCAAGAAGATTTGCGACAAGTGCAAGGTCATCAAGCGCAAGGGCGTCGTGCGGATCATCTGCCCCGCCAACCCGCGCCACAAGCAGCGCCAGGGCTAGCCCCGGCGCACCGCCAGGAACCAGGAGAACAGCGAAGATGGCCCGTATCGCAGGCGTCGACCTCCCCCGCGAGAAGCGCATCGAGATCTCGCTCCAGTACATCTACGGAATCGGCAGGACCTCCGCGAAGAAGATCTGCGGGAACGCCGGCGTCTCCGTGACGACCCGGACCAAGGATCTCACCGACGACGAGGTGCGCCGGCTGCGCGAGACCATCGAGCAGTCGTTCAAGGTCGAGGGCGACCTCCGCCGCGAGATCTCCATGAACGTGAAGCGGCTCATGGACCTCGGCTGCTACCGCGGCCTGCGCCACCGCAAGGGCCTGCCGGTCCGCGGCCAGCGCACGCACACCAACGCCCGCACCCGCAAGGGCCCGAAGCGCGGCCTCGTCCGGAAGCCGGCCGCCGCCGCCCCGGCCCCCAAGGCCTAGCCGACCGAACCCGACACGCGCCGGGCGGGGGTCGAACCTCCGCCGAAGCGGGCGCGACGAACTCGTAGGGCAGGGGGCCTGGTCCCCCGCCGCCAGAGAACCGAGGAGAACAGAGTGGCCGACGAGAAGCAGAACGCCGAGAAGAAGCCCGCCGCGGCGGCGCCCAAAACCGAGGAGCCGACGGCGCCGGCCATGCCCAACCTGGGCGGCATCGAGCCCGTCACCGCCTCGCCCGTCGTCCCCAAGAAGGGGAAGAAGCGGGTGAAGAAGAACATCGCGGCCGGGATCGTCCACATCGCGGCCAGCTTCAACAACACCCAGATCACCATCACCGACGTCACGGGGAACGTGATCTCGTGGTCCTCGGCCGGCGCGCGCGGGTTCAAGGGCTCGCGCAAGTCGACGCCGTTCGCGGCCCAGGTCGCCGCGGGCGACGCCGCCGCGAAGGCGATGGAGCACGGCCTGAAGAGCGTCACGGTGCAGGTCTCCGGTCCGGGCGCCGGCCGCGAGTCGGCCCTGCGGGCCCTCTCGGCCGCCGGCCTCAAGATCTCGCTCATCCGCGACGTCACCCCCATCCCGCACAACGGCTGCCGGCCCCCCAAGCGCCGCCGCGTCTGAGACCAGGAGAACCACGTGGCTCGTTACACCGAAAGCGTCTGCCGGCTCTGCCGCCGCGAGAACCTCAAGATGTACCTGAAGGGTGATCGCTGCTACACGGACAAGTGCGCCATCGAGCGCCGTCCCTACCCCCCGGGCCAGCACGGCCAGGGCCGCATCAAGTTCTCCGAGTACGGCGTCCAGCTCCGCGAGAAGCAGAAGGTCAAGCGGATGTACGGCATGCTGGAGGCCGACTTCCGGCACGCCTACGCCAACGCGGCGGCGGCGAAGGGCAAGACCGGCGACAACCTCCTGCAGACGCTCGAGCTCCGGCTCGACAACGTCGTGTTCCGGCTCGGCTTCGCCGACACCCGCAACGAGGCGCGCCAGCTCGTCCGCCACGGCCACTTCCGCGTCAACGGCCGCAAGGTCAACATCCCGTCCTTCCGCCTGAAGATGGGCGACAAGGTCGAGCTGAAGGACCGGTCGAAGAAGGTGGTGCGCATCAGCGAGGCGCTCGAGACCGTCGACCGCCGCGGCGTGCCGCAGTGGCTCGAGCTCGACAAGGGCGGCTTCAAGGGCACCGTCAAGACGCAGCCGGCCCGCGAGGACATCACCATGCCGATCCAGGAGCAGCTCATCGTCGAGCTCTACTCCAAGTAATCGGCCCGTTCACTTCACGTTCAACACGGCCGCGCGCCTCACGGCGCCTCGCCTCCGCTCGGCTGGCGGAGGCGGGGAGGGGGCGGCGGCACGAGGAGACAGCCCATGGCAGACGCCATCGTCACGAAGAACTGGCGCGACCTCATCAAGCCTCGCGGCCTGCAGGTCGACCAGGACAGCCTCACCAACACCTACGGCAAGTTCGTGGCCGAGCCGCTGGAGCGCGGCTTCGGCATCACGCTCGGCAACTCGCTGCGCCGCGTGCTCCTCTCGAGCCTGCAGGGCGCGGCCATCACCTCGGTCAAGATCGAGGGGGTGGAGCACGAGTTCATGACCATCCCCGAGGTGGCCGAGGACGT contains:
- the rpmJ gene encoding 50S ribosomal protein L36, translated to MKVRASVKKICDKCKVIKRKGVVRIICPANPRHKQRQG
- the rpsM gene encoding 30S ribosomal protein S13, with translation MARIAGVDLPREKRIEISLQYIYGIGRTSAKKICGNAGVSVTTRTKDLTDDEVRRLRETIEQSFKVEGDLRREISMNVKRLMDLGCYRGLRHRKGLPVRGQRTHTNARTRKGPKRGLVRKPAAAAPAPKA
- the rpsK gene encoding 30S ribosomal protein S11, whose amino-acid sequence is MPNLGGIEPVTASPVVPKKGKKRVKKNIAAGIVHIAASFNNTQITITDVTGNVISWSSAGARGFKGSRKSTPFAAQVAAGDAAAKAMEHGLKSVTVQVSGPGAGRESALRALSAAGLKISLIRDVTPIPHNGCRPPKRRRV
- the rpsD gene encoding 30S ribosomal protein S4, whose translation is MARYTESVCRLCRRENLKMYLKGDRCYTDKCAIERRPYPPGQHGQGRIKFSEYGVQLREKQKVKRMYGMLEADFRHAYANAAAAKGKTGDNLLQTLELRLDNVVFRLGFADTRNEARQLVRHGHFRVNGRKVNIPSFRLKMGDKVELKDRSKKVVRISEALETVDRRGVPQWLELDKGGFKGTVKTQPAREDITMPIQEQLIVELYSK